In the genome of Bradyrhizobium sp. CB3481, the window GGCTGGAATATTGGCGGAAGTCGCTCCAGTTTATCGCCGCTGCACCGGTCATTGGCAACGGGACGGGCTCGACGCTCGGCCTATTTCAGAAGGCCGCGAGCGGGGGGAGCCAGGACGTAACGGCCCAGGTCATCCGCAACCCCCATAACCAGACGCTTGCGGTTGCGGTTCAGTGGGGCATCGCCGGAGTAGTCCTGCTGTATGCGATGTGGTTTGCGCATCTGCGGCTGTTTCGCGGCGAAGGTCTCGTGGCCTGGATCGGATTGCTGGTCGTGGTGCAGAACATCTTTACCTCGCTCCTCAATTCGCACATTTTCGATTTCCACGAGGGTTGGATGTATGTGCTGGGCGTCGGTATTGCCGGCGGCATGATGCTCGCGGAAAGGCAACGCGGCACGGGCGAGCGGCGGGCAGGATCGTGATGGGCGCGGACTACCAGCGCCGTGAGAAGATCAACTCGATCGGCGAGATGCTGTCGGTCATGGCTTCGGCCCGGCACGACCCGTTCGCGCGCATGCTGAATGTCGATCTGATGGCGGTGCTGGTCGCAGCGCTGCTGCCGTGGTCGACCAGCGGCGTCGGCATCGGCATGCTGGTGTGGCTCGCGGCGCTGGCCGCGACGCTGGAACTGCGCCCGTTCCTGAATTCGTTGCGGCGGCCGATCAATGTGCTGCCGATCGCGCTGGTTGCGCTCGCCGCGATCGGTACGCTGTGGTCCGACACATCCTGGGGCTCGCGCCTCTACGCCGTCAGCCCTGCGACCAAGCTGCTTTTTCTGCCGTTCCTGCTCTATCATTTCGAACGGTCGACACGCGGCCTGTGGGTATTCATCGCATTCCTAGCGTCCTGCACGCTGATGACGGTCGCCTCCTGGATCGTCGCGATCGAACCCAGCCTTTCGATGAAGGGGCTCGGCGATCCCGCGACGTATGGCATCTTCACCAAGAACTATATCGACCAAAGCCAGGAATTCGTGTTGTGCACGGTCGTGCTGGCACTTCCCATCATCATTTCGCTGCGTGACGGCAAGATCCGTCAGGCACTGCTTCTGATGGCGGTCGCGGTCAACTTCATCGTCAACATGGCGTTCGTCGTCGTGTCGCGCACGGCGCTGGTCACGCTGCCCGTCATGCTGGTCGTGTTCGCGATGGCGCATCTGAGATGGAAAGCCAACGTGCTGCTGTCCGTTGCCGCCATCGCGCTCGGCGCGCTGGCGTGGACGGCATCGCCGCATCTGCAGGCGACTACGGAAAGGTTTACGCGGGACTACCGGCTCTACAAGGAACTCAACGAGCCGACATCGATCGGGCTGCGGCTCGAATTCTGGGAGAAGTCGTTGCGGTTCTTCGCCGAGGCGCCGATCATCGGGCATGGTACGGGATCGACGCGGGGGTTGTTCGAGGCAGCCGCAACCGGGCCTGCGGGATCGGCGCAGGGGCAGGTGATCGGGAACCCGCACAACCAGACCCTCAACGTCGCGGTGCAGTGGGGCATGGTGGGGGTCGTCATTCTCTATACGATGTGGTTTGCACATTTCTCGCTGTTTCGCGGCGAGGGGCTGGCGGCCTGGATCGGATTGATGGTGGTGCTGCAGAACATCTTCAGTTCGCTGTTCAACTCGCATTT includes:
- a CDS encoding O-antigen ligase family protein, yielding MLSVMASARHDPFARMLNVDLMAVLVAALLPWSTSGVGIGMLVWLAALAATLELRPFLNSLRRPINVLPIALVALAAIGTLWSDTSWGSRLYAVSPATKLLFLPFLLYHFERSTRGLWVFIAFLASCTLMTVASWIVAIEPSLSMKGLGDPATYGIFTKNYIDQSQEFVLCTVVLALPIIISLRDGKIRQALLLMAVAVNFIVNMAFVVVSRTALVTLPVMLVVFAMAHLRWKANVLLSVAAIALGALAWTASPHLQATTERFTRDYRLYKELNEPTSIGLRLEFWEKSLRFFAEAPIIGHGTGSTRGLFEAAATGPAGSAQGQVIGNPHNQTLNVAVQWGMVGVVILYTMWFAHFSLFRGEGLAAWIGLMVVLQNIFSSLFNSHLFDFHEGWMYVLGVGVAGGMVLRAGARRTDSSGMAAR